Proteins encoded together in one Vitis vinifera cultivar Pinot Noir 40024 chromosome 4, ASM3070453v1 window:
- the LOC100854903 gene encoding protein BUNDLE SHEATH DEFECTIVE 2, chloroplastic, with translation MSELSIYLLVDGGEVLLLSPTPMASAACLVSLNPFSALLKPGVRPGFQKFPATKFSPPKAAQSNSKGTKPNSVVCADCDGNGAVLCSQCKGSGVNSVDFFNGQFKAGESCWLCGGKKDILCGNCNGAGFVGGFMSTFDE, from the exons ATGAGTGAACTCTCTATCTATTTGCTTGTTGATGGTGGGGAAGTACTCCTCCTCTCTCCTACTCCAATGGCTTCTGCCGCATGCTTGGTATCTTTAAACCCATTTAGTGCCCTACTCAAACCAG GGGTTCGTCCTGGCTTTCAAAAATTTCCTGCAACTAAATTCAGCCCTCCCAAG GCTGCACAAAGTAATTCAAAAGGCACAAAACCAAACAGTGTTGTGTGTGCTGATTGTGATGGAAATG GTGCAGTTCTATGTTCACAATGCAAAGGCAGTGGAGTGAACTCTGTTGATTTCTTCAATGGCCAATTTAAAGCTGGAGAATCATGTTGGCTTTGTGG AGGCAAAAAGGATATTTTATGCGGAAATTGCAATGGTGCTGGTTTCGTGGGCGGTTTTATGAGCACTTTTGATGAATAG
- the LOC100245713 gene encoding probable carboxylesterase 17 — protein MSLIADFPGYFQVFSDGSVKRYERETAPASIDSSSNGYKSKDVIISSTKPISARIFLPDTLDSSSHLPVLVYFHGGGFCAVSTTWLGHHTFLGDFAVASQSIVLSVDYRLAPENRLPIAYDDCYSSLEWLSCQASSDPWLERADLSRVFLSGDSSGGNIVHNVALRTIQEQSCDQVKIKGLLPIHPFFGSQERTEKERASGEAENVAKTDLLWKLSLPEGSNRDHPWCNFEKAELSRAEWSRYPPVVVYVAGSDFLKERGVMYAAFLEKKGVEVKLVEAEGEVHVYHVLHPESKATRLLQKQMSEFIHNF, from the coding sequence ATGTCCTTAATTGCAGATTTTCCAGGTTACTTCCAAGTTTTTTCTGATGGTTCGGTAAAACGTTATGAACGTGAAACCGCCCCTGCCTCCATTGATTCATCATCCAATGGATATAAGTCCAAGGATGTAATCATTAGCTCAACCAAGCCAATATCTGCACGGATATTTCTGCCTGATACTCTGGACTCCTCCAGCCACCTTCCAGTTCTAGTTTACTTCCATGGTGGTGGTTTCTGTGCAGTCTCAACCACATGGCTTGGGCACCATACTTTCCTTGGAGACTTTGCGGTGGCATCCCAATCGATAGTTCTTTCTGTGGACTACCGCCTTGCACCTGAAAACAGGCTCCCTATAGCTTATGATGATTGTTATAGTTCACTTGAGTGGCTAAGTTGCCAAGCGAGCTCTGATCCATGGCTTGAGAGAGCTGACCTCTCTCGCGTGTTTCTCTCAGGGGACAGTTCTGGAGGAAACATTGTTCACAATGTTGCTCTCAGAACAATTCAGGAACAATCTTGTGATCAAGTCAAGATTAAAGGGTTGTTGCCAATACATCCTTTTTTTGGGAGCCAGGAGAGGACTGAGAAGGAGAGGGCCAGCGGAGAAGCTGAGAATGTGGCAAAGACTGACTTGCTGTGGAAACTAAGCTTACCAGAAGGGTCAAACCGTGACCATCCTTGGTGTAACTTTGAGAAGGCCGAATTGTCCAGGGCTGAATGGTCTAGGTATCCACCAGTTGTGGTTTATGTGGCTGGTTcagatttcttaaaagaaaGGGGAGTTATGTATGCAGCCTTTCTGGAGAAGAAGGGAGTGGAGGTGAAACTGGTGGAAGCTGAAGGAGAGGTTCATGTGTATCATGTGCTGCATCCCGAATCCAAGGCTACTCGTTTGCTTCAGAAGCAAATGAGTGAGTTCATTCATAACTTTTAG
- the LOC100245599 gene encoding probable L-type lectin-domain containing receptor kinase S.7, with product MFMLLVVCGFLNQAAFSLAEPISFSFSSFDPGNCGTGSKLICMGSVTAGEGYLNITPQPPHENETSPTSSTNMVGRVLYRHPVQAWPALITTTFTVRISPFPNSTGSGDGMAFIMAQDSQPSPAGSFGSFLGILDRSTEGGVVRQLAVELDTYMNEFDPDANHIGIDTTSIAIPIAAKSLSGTGVDLKSGREVKVKIDYDGWRETLHISVGYAGNPLLSFLNHSIALSDTVPSSVYVGFTGSTGTVSETHQVLDWAFTSIPITCSSSKCSGNDKTKTILIIVFPVTVAMLVLVMCGILSVLRVVKRRNGRIDREDFESRSRSAANVPKMFTYKQLSKATHNFSKENLLGAGGFGTVYKGILSDHPSPIAVKKISATSKQGEREYLAEICTIGRLRHKNIVQLQGWCHEGKHLLLVYEYMSNGSLDRFIGRCFLDWKTRFKILTGLASALLYLHEECGNPVVHRDVKPNNIMLDSDYNAQLGDFGLARLLQNDASVTTMLAGTPGYLAPEVGFTGKATPDSDVYSFGMVVLEVVCGRRSRGITEETSLVDYVWILHGKDALLQCVDSMLKGEFDEEQVKRTLVVGLACLHPDFMLRPRMRKVIQILLNPNEPLMDLPEARPSGIFVPVPSSAATVTDFGSFAASASYSNGKMADETEVQYGL from the exons ATGTTTATGCTTCTGGTTGTCTGTGGCTTTCTGAACCAAGCTGCTTTTAGTTTAGCAGAACCCATCTCCTTCTCGTTCTCCTCTTTTGATCCAGGAAATTGTGGCACTGGCAGTAAACTGATCTGCATGGGCTCAGTGACAGCAGGTGAAGGGTATTTGAACATCACTCCACAACCCCCACATGAGAATGAAACTTCACCAACTTCATCAACAAACATGGTTGGGAGGGTTTTATATCGTCACCCTGTGCAAGCATGGCCGGCACTTATCACTACCACCTTCACAGTTAGGATCTCCCCCTTCCCCAATTCAACTGGGTCTGGCGATGGAATGGCCTTTATCATGGCACAGGATAGCCAACCCTCCCCAGCTGGTAGCTTTGGCTCGTTTCTTGGAATCCTGGACAGGTCAACTGAAG GTGGGGTTGTTCGTCAGCTAGCTGTGGAGCTAGACACCTATATGAATGAGTTTGACCCAGATGCTAACCATATTGGGATTGATACAACAAGCATAGCGATTCCAATTGCAGCAAAGAGCCTAAGTGGCACTGGGGTCGATCTTAAAAGTGGAAGAGAAGTCAAGGTTAAGATTGATTATGATGGATGGAGAGAGACCCTTCACATTTCTGTTGGGTATGCAGGGAATCCTCTTCTGAGCTTTCTCAACCATTCCATAGCCTTGTCAGATACGGTTCCAAGCTCTGTCTATGTGGGCTTTACAGGCTCCACTGGGACTGTTTCAGAGACCCATCAGGTCCTTGACTGGGCATTCACATCAATACCGATAACATGTAGCTCTTCCAAGTGCAGTggaaatgataaaacaaaaacCATATTGATCATTGTTTTTCCAGTCACCGTGGCTATGTTGGTTTTGGTGATGTGTGGGATTCTTTCAGTCCTGAGAGTTGTCAAGAGGAGAAATGGGAGGATTGACAGAGAAGATTTCGAAAGCCGCTCAAGGTCTGCTGCAAATGTCCCTAAAATGTTTACTTATAAACAGCTCTCAAAGGCTACCCACAACTTCAGCAAAGAAAACCTGTTGGGGGCTGGTGGATTTGGAACTGTTTACAAAGGCATTTTGTCTGATCATCCTTCCCCTATAGCAGTCAAGAAGATTTCAGCAACCTCAAAGCAAG GCGAGAGGGAGTATTTGGCAGAAATATGCACTATAGGCCGCCTGAGGCACAAAAACATAGTACAACTCCAGGGATGGTGCCATGAGGGCAAGCATCTCCTCCTAGTATATGAATATATGTCGAATGGCAGCCTTGATCGCTTCATTGGCCGGTGTTTTCTTGACTGGAAAACCAGGTTCAAAATATTAACAGGGTTGGCATCTGCATTACTCTACCTCCATGAAGAGTGTGGCAACCCTGTGGTTCACAGAGACGTCAAGCCCAACAACATCATGTTGGattctgattacaatgctcaaTTGGGTGACTTTGGGCTTGCAAGATTGCTCCAAAACGACGCCTCGGTTACAACTATGCTTGCAGGGACTCCAGGATACTTGGCTCCTGAGGTGGGCTTCACTGGAAAGGCGACACCAGATTCTGATGTCTATAGCTTTGGCATGGTGGTACTGGAAGTGGTTTGTGGAAGGAGATCAAGAGGAATTACAGAGGAGACTAGCTTGGTGGATTATGTATGGATTTTGCATGGAAAGGATGCATTGCTCCAATGTGTGGACAGCATGCTCAAAGGCGAGTTCGATGAGGAGCAAGTGAAGAGGACTCTAGTGGTAGGCCTTGCTTGTCTGCATCCAGATTTTATGCTCAGGCCTAGGATGAGGAAGGTGATTCAAATCCTTCTCAATCCAAATGAACCTCTAATGGATTTGCCAGAAGCTCGACCCAGTGGAATCTTTGTACCAGTACCCTCTTCTGCTGCAACCGTTACTGATTTCGGCTCCTTTGCTGCCTCTGCTTCATACTCAAATGGGAAGATGGCAGATGAGACAGAAGTCCAATACGGCCTGTGA
- the LOC100854866 gene encoding putative clathrin assembly protein At1g25240, producing the protein MKLWRRASGTLKDKNSMLIASLSSRNAPWNPRFEVTIIKATSHDESEVDYENIKRVFAWLHASPAYLKPLLSSLSTRLQKTCSWVVALKGLVLMHGVLRCNIPAVQNIGRLPFDLSNFRDSYRKSGRTWGLNTFVQSYFAFLDQTSAFLYMERKEESKETESALVQELVKLQQWQSLLGILLQIRPQAKEMDIALVYEAMNCVIIEIFSFYNRICNRVARVLTGIYAAEKVEAAMALEILQKASQQREQLALYLNFCRKIGVFNESKFPEVEQIPKKDIQKLERIVSGVSENQATVVKTIEPKEEQEEPKRVLKTIITETWEVFDEDPDSNGIGFSNIPGKTTVGQNPSAAPLKFPPNTHGQKYDFPDLISFL; encoded by the coding sequence ATGAAGCTCTGGAGAAGGGCTTCTGGGACTTTGAAAGACAAGAACAGCATGTTGATTGCAAGTCTGTCAAGTAGGAATGCTCCCTGGAACCCAAGATTTGAGGTGACAATCATAAAAGCTACAAGCCATGACGAATCAGAAGTGGATTATGAGAACATCAAACGAGTCTTTGCATGGCTGCATGCTTCTCCAGCCTACCTAAAgcctcttctctcttctctctctacGCGTCTGCAGAAGACATGTAGTTGGGTGGTGGCCTTAAAGGGTCTGGTGCTCATGCATGGTGTTCTCCGTTGTAACATCCCCGCTGTGCAGAACATCGGTCGCTTGCCATTTGATCTATCGAATTTCAGAGATAGTTACAGGAAATCAGGAAGAACTTGGGGTTTAAACACTTTTGTTCAATCTTACTTTGCGTTTCTGGATCAAACATCTGCCTTCTTGTACATGGAACGGAAGGAAGAGAGCAAAGAAACAGAATCAGCCCTGGTGCAAGAGCTTGTGAAGCTGCAGCAATGGCAGTCATTGCTGGGTATCTTACTTCAAATCAGACCACAGGCCAAGGAAATGGATATAGCTCTTGTCTATGAAGCTATGAACTGCGTGATCATCGAGATTTTCAGTTTCTACAACAGAATCTGCAATAGGGTCGCAAGAGTTCTTACCGGGATATATGCAGCTGAAAAGGTTGAAGCAGCCATGGCACTTGAGATTCTTCAGAAAGCATCACAGCAGCGTGAACAACTCGCTCTATATTTAAATTTCTGCAGGAAGATTGGTGTTTTCAATGAGTCAAAATTCCCAGAAGTTGAACAGATCCCAAAAAAGGATATCCAAAAGCTTGAGCGGATTGTCAGTGGAGTCTCAGAAAATCAAGCCACGGTAGTGAAGACAATTGAACCCAAAGAGGAGCAGGAGGAACCCAAGAGGGTTTTAAAGACCATAATCACTGAAACGTGGGAGGTTTTTGATGAAGACCCAGACAGCAATGGAATTGGCTTCTCTAATATTCCAGGAAAAACAACTGTTGGGCAAAATCCTTCTGCAGCTCCTTTGAAATTTCCACCCAACACACATGGCCAGAAATATGATTTCCCAGATTTAATAAGTTTCTTGTAG
- the LOC100250852 gene encoding DEAD-box ATP-dependent RNA helicase 15 — protein MGETRDNDAYEEELLDYEEEEDKAPDSVTGKVNGEAAKKGYVGIHSSGFRDFLLKPELLRAIVDSGFEHPSEVQHECIPQAILGMDVICQAKSGMGKTAVFVLSTLQQIEPVTGQVAALVLCHTRELAYQICHEFERFSTYLPDIKVAVFYGGVNIKIHKDLLKNECPHIVVGTPGRILALARDKDLALKNVRHFILDECDKMLESLDMRRDVQEIFKMTPHDKQVMMFSATLSKEIRPVCKKFMQDPMEIYVDDEAKLTLHGLVQHYIKLSELEKNRKLNDLLDALDFNQVVIFVKSVSRAAELNKLLVECNFPSICIHSGMPQEERLTRYKGFKEGHKRILVATDLVGRGIDIERVNIVINYDMPDSADTYLHRVGRAGRFGTKGLAITFVSSASDSDVLNQVQERFEVDIKELPEQIDTSTYMPS, from the exons ATGGGAGAAACAAGGGACAACGATGCTTACGAGGAAGAGCTTCTCGACTAcgaggaagaagaagacaaaGCCCCCGACTCCGTCACCGGAAAAGTCAACGGCGAAGCCGCCAAGAA GGGCTATGTTGGAATTCACAGTTCAGGATTCAGAGACTTCCTTTTGAAGCCAGAACTTCTTCGGGCAATTGTGGACTCGGGGTTTGAGCATCCTTCTGAAG TGCAACATGAGTGTATCCCTCAAGCTATCTTGGGCATGGATGTTATTTGTCAAGCTAAATCGGGGATGGGAAAAACTGCTGTGTTTGTTCTGTCAACCCTGCAACAAATTGAGCCTGTCACAGGTCAAGTCGCAGCTCTCGTTCTATGCCATACAAGGGAGTTAGCTTACCAG ATCTGCCACGAGTTCGAGAGATTCAGTACTTATTTACCTGATATCAAGGTTGCTGTTTTCTATGGTGGCGTCAATataaaaattcacaaggatcttttaaaaaatgaatgccCTCATATTGTTGTTGGAACACCTGGAAGGATACTGGCACTTGCTAGAGACAAGGACCTTGCTTTAAAGAATGTGAGACACTTTATCCTTGATGAATGTGACAAGATGCTTGAATCACTTG ACATGAGGAGGGATGTTCAAGAGATCTTCAAGATGACTCCTCATGATAAGCAGGTTATGATGTTTTCAGCAACCCTCAGCAAGGAAATCCGCCCTGTTTGCAAGAAATTTATGCAAGAT CCTATGGAAATTTATGTTGATGACGAGGCCAAGTTGACCCTTCATGGTCTTGTACAG CACTACATCAAACTGAGTGAGCTTGAGAAAAATCGCAAGTTGAATGATCTCCTTGATGCATTGGACTTCAATCAAGTTGTTATCTTCGTCAAAAGTGTGAGTAGAGCCGCAGAGCTGAACAAGTTACTTGTGGAGTGCAATTTCCCGTCTATCTGCATCCATTCTGGGATGCCCCAGGAAGAAAG GTTGACACGCTACAAGGGTTTCAAGGAGGGGCATAAAAGGATTCTTGTGGCCACGGATTTGGTTGGTAGGGGAATTGACATTGAGCGTGTCAATATTGTTATAAACTATGACATGCCAGATTCTGCAGACACTTATCTGCACAGG GTTGGTAGAGCTGGAAGATTTGGCACCAAAGGACTTGCAATTACATTTGTTTCATCAGCTTCTGACTCTGATGTTCTTAATCAG GTCCAGGAGAGATTTGAGGTGGATATTAAGGAGCTCCCTGAGCAGATTGATACCTCTACATACA TGCCATCGTAA
- the LOC100250732 gene encoding lysM domain receptor-like kinase 3, which produces MGIMFPGIKKILVAFMIFTLLACIGHCFHVSSLPCNVSLAQSCPASLYYVPNSPKTLAAAASLFHVDSNLVRQTVEGYLVNVNCSCPAGHTAFTWHMDYTVQPGDTWERISSSFGSFVVKKTDKMLISSQNVTLDLLCGCSKDNKVIVTYRVKHGDTLYTICSRFSADLNQTVQLNGIDNSGLIHDGDVIFIPEPVSKVKKTPKPRISMIVGITLAAVSVVTLLVMSFVWSYCYKRSRIRQAKAYSRRTECLHCYLTTCSFHKKSEESMASSFNLDKATVFSYIEVCDATCNFSMSLKIGQGSYGSVYLGKLRGIDVAIKQMKETKSKEFFSELHILSRVHHTNLIKLIGYAGGGDSLFLVYEFAQNGALSHHLHRPTARGYKPLEWTTRLQIALDAARGLEYIHEHTKPYYVHRDVKTSNILLDSNFRAKIADFGLVKLFEHSPNSAAAASRIVGTFGYLAPEYIRDGCVTTKSDVYAYGVVLMELLTGQPALSRDANPGNDQYIEHRSLVEYLLSALNDSHDSLMQCIDPNLIHYHADSVFQMALLSKDCVDDDWNQRPDMSSIVIRLLHLLARSREWEKLECSHPMS; this is translated from the exons ATGGGCATTATGTTTcctggaataaaaaaaattctggtGGCCTTTATGATCTTTACACTTCTTGCTTGCATAGGCCACTGTTTTCATGTATCTTCCTTGCCATGCAATGTATCTCTAGCCCAATCTTGTCCTGCTTCACTGTACTATGTTCCAAATTCCCCCAAAACCCTAGCAGCAGCAGCTTCTTTATTCCATGTGGATTCAAATTTAGTCAGACAGACCGTCGAGGGTTACCTGGTTAATGTGAATTGCAGCTGCCCAGCAGGCCACACTGCATTCACCTGGCACATGGATTACACAGTCCAACCTGGTGATACATGGGAGCGAATTTCATCAAGTTTTGGGTCATTTGTGGTGAAGAAAACTGATAAAATGTTGATTTCCTCACAGAATGTTACTTTAGATCTCTTGTGTGGTTGTTCCAAGGATAATAAGGTGATTGTAACCTATAGAGTTAAACATGGGGATACGCTTTATACCATTTGTTCTCGGTTTAGTGCAGATTTAAACCAGACGGTGCAGTTGAATGGGATTGATAATTCAGGTCTTATCCATGATGGAGATGTAATTTTCATTCCAGAACCAG TTTCAAAGGTCAAGAAAACTCCAAAACCTCGAATCAGTATGATAGTTGGAATCACTTTGGCTGCTGTTTCTGTTGTGACATTGTTAGTCATGAGTTTTGTGTGGAGTTACTGCTATAAGAGGAGCCGAATTCGACAAGCAAAAGCTTATTCAAGGAGAACTGAATGCTTGCATTGTTATCTTACCACATGCTCTTTCCATAAAA AATCTGAAGAAAGCATGGCTTCATCATTCAATTTAGATAAAGCCACTGTCTTCTCCTACATTGAAGTTTGtgatgcaacttgcaacttCAGTATGTCTTTAAAGATTGGCCAAGGATCTTATGGGTCTGTTTACCTTGGAAAATTAAGAGGAATT GATGTGGCCATCAAGCAAATGAAAGAGACAAAGTCAAAAGAGTTCTTCTCTGAGCTCCATATTCTTTCAAGAGTTCACCATACCAACTTG ATTAAGCTTATTGGATATGCGGGTGGTGGCGACTCTCTGTTTCTAGTATATGAATTTGCCCAAAATGGAGCATTGAGCCATCATTTGCATAGACCCACTGCAAGAG GTTATAAACCTCTTGAATGGACCACACGACTTCAGATTGCTCTTGATGCAGCAAGAGGCCTTGAGTATATACATGAGCACACAAAACCATATTATGTTCATCGAGATGTGAAAACAAGCAATATTCTCTTAGATTCCAATTTTCGGGCAAAG ATCGCAGATTTTGGACTAGTGAAACTATTTGAACATTCTCCAAACTCAGCAGCTGCAGCATCTAGAATTGTGGGCACATTTGGTTATCTTGCTCCTGA GTACATTCGTGACGGGTGTGTGACCACAAAGAGTGATGTCTATGCTTATGGAGTTGTTCTTATGGAACTACTTACTGGCCAACCAGCACTTAGTAGAGATGCAAATCCTGGAAACGATCAGTACATCGAACATCGCTCTCTGGTGGAATAT CTGCTATCAGCTTTAAATGACAGTCATGATTCCCTCATGCAATGCATTGATCCAAATCTCATTCACTATCATGCAGATTCAGTTTTTCAG atgGCTCTCTTGTCCAAGGACTGCGTAGATGATGACTGGAATCAACGTCCAGACATGTCCAGCATTGTGATCCGTCTCTTGCACCTTCTTGCCCGCTCCAGGGAGTGGGAGAAGCTAGAGTGCAGCCACCCCATGTCCTGA
- the LOC100255990 gene encoding probable sugar phosphate/phosphate translocator At4g32390: protein MAKDGGSISDGLLRKILLSYAYVGLWIFLSFTVIVYNKYILDPKMYNWPFPISLTLIHMAFCSSIAFFLIRILKVVEPVSMSRQLYISSVVPIGALYSLSLWLSNSAYIYLSVSFIQMLKALMPVAVYTIGVVFKKEAFKSDTMCNMLSISLGVAVAAYGEARFDSWGVCLQLGAVAFEATRLVLIQILLTSKGISLNPITSLYYVAPCCLVFLLVPWIFVELPILKNNSSFQFDFVIFGTNSFCAFALNLAVFLLVGKTSALTMNVAGVVKDWLLIAFSWSVIKDTVTPINLFGYGLAFLGVGYYNHSKLQALKSKEAQKKTTQTDEEAGRLLEDREGEAAGKKSDSEA, encoded by the coding sequence ATGGCGAAAGACGGCGGTTCCATCTCGGACGGCCTCCTGAGGAAGATCCTCCTTTCGTACGCCTACGTAGGCCTCTGGATCTTCCTCAGCTTCACCGTCATTGTCTACAACAAGTATATCCTGGACCCCAAAATGTACAATTGGCCTTTCCCCATTTCCCTAACCCTCATCCACATGGCCTTCTGCTCCTCCATCGCCTTCTTCCTCATCCGCATCCTCAAGGTTGTGGAGCCCGTCTCAATGTCTCGTCAGCTCTACATCTCCTCCGTCGTCCCCATCGGCGCTCTCTACTCCCTTAGCCTCTGGCTCTCCAATTCCGCCTACATTTACCTCTCCGTCTCCTTCATCCAAATGCTCAAAGCCCTCATGCCCGTCGCCGTCTACACCATCGGCGTCGTCTTCAAGAAAGAGGCTTTCAAGTCCGACACCATGTGTAACATGCTCTCCATCTCTCTCGGCGTCGCCGTTGCCGCCTACGGCGAGGCCCGATTTGATTCCTGGGGGGTTTGTCTTCAGCTGGGTGCGGTTGCCTTTGAGGCGACTCGGTTGGTCTTGATCCAGATTTTGTTGACCAGCAAGGGCATTTCGCTCAACCCCATCACTTCTCTCTACTACGTTGCACCTTGTTGTTTGGTGTTTTTGTTGGTGCCCTGGATTTTCGTGGAGTTGCCCATATTGAAGAACAATTCGagttttcaatttgattttgtgATATTCGGTACCAATTCCTTCTGCGCATTTGCCTTGAATTTGGCTGTATTTTTGCTTGTGGGGAAGACATCGGCATTGACGATGAATGTGGCCGGAGTGGTGAAGGATTGGCTGTTGATTGCTTTTTCTTGGTCGGTGATAAAGGACACGGTGACGCCGATCAATTTGTTTGGATACGGTTTGGCATTTTTGGGAGTTGGGTATTACAATCATTCAAAATTGCAGGCATTGAAGTCGAAGGAGGCTCAGAAGAAGACCACCCAGACAGATGAGGAAGCCGGGAGGTTGTTGGAGGACAGGGAAGGGGAAGCGGCTGGGAAGAAGAGCGATTCTGAGGCGTAA